AACTGCCTAAGCTGTTCTCTTATGCTGTGTACccttaagaataaaagaaattttgttctttttctgaatCGTTGTCACAGATGGGATGTGCTCTGTGGAAGCTTAGGAACATCTAAGCTACTGTAATGTACTCTTGCTTAAGTCATTTAAAGATGGACAGAGGTGCTGAGAACTAAGTAAATATGACAATAAGAAGCGGGAATGGTAGGGCCTTAGGTGCCCACCTGCAGACTAGAGTGCTCCGTAGGGCCAGGCTGTGCCCCGAGCACATCTGGGGTGTATGGCCGGTGTCTGATACACATCTCAGAACACAGAGTGGAACAGAAGAGAATCAAAAAGCTGCTTCACCTTCAGCAACAATACATGCCAGTGTTGCTTTTCCATAGGAATAAAAAGTGATGAATCTAAAATTACATGATATTTTGCTGTAAATAGcagctatttttattatctgCTAATAATAGAATgaagataaaatacatttaacttttgcattaaaaaaaatgtccCTGGTGCACTtatcaacatatgaaaaaaaaaacagtggctggaaatatttatttatttatttatattttttgagactcactctgtcacccacgctgtagtgcagtggtatgatcatggctcattgcagcctcaatctcctgggctcaagccatcctcccacctcagcctcctgagtagctgggactacagatgtgtgccaccatgcctgactatttttttttggtattttttgtagagatggggttttggcaggttgcccaggctgggaaatatttatttttatttattggtttCACTAACTCTCTATCCAGTTGCTTTTGACCACATCATCTGCCAACAACGGGGCTTAACTTGTGTTCTGGGATGCTCTTATTATGGGGTTGAGGAGAGGAGAGACTTTGATGCTACCTTGGGCCTTTCCATCTGTAATTCAACTCCCCACCTCACCCTTCAATGCAGTCAGAAGGCCCCCTCAGACTTACGGGGCTCCTGGGAGCTGTAGGATCCGTAGAGCCCCTTGCCACACACGCTGGGTCCCGGGCCCCTCAGGAGGGTCAGGCCCTGGGCAGGACATGGTGAGAGTGAGCAGACAGCAGGCCCTGTGGAGGAAAGGGTGGACTCAGGCCAAATGCCTAGCGGGGATGGGGTGACAGATACTCTCCTGCCCTCACCTGCCTTCACCTGCGGTGGCCTGCAAGTACAGCTCTGAGGCAGCTTTTGAGTCAGACACCTCCACTTCAGTGGCATCTTCTACCACCctggaggaagcagaggctgagcTCAGCTCCGAAGCACCAGGGTTCTGTCCAGACCCCCAGAACCTCCATGTGGGGAGCCCTTGGAGGTCCCCATAGCCTATAACCTCCCTAAACATTTCTCATCCtcatgattttattttccctCCTGTGAACAGGGTAGTTGAGATCACTCCCAttttcagatggagaaactgaagtcCTGCTCAGTGAGATGCTCAAAATCACCCAGTGTGACAATGACTGAGTCAGGACATGGGGCTGGGGAATAGAGTTGAGGTGGTGTAAGTTGAAGAGTTGTaagtggggtgaggggagtgagAGGGATGGGCACATAAGATTAAGGAAGAGGGTGGGAGGGGATCCTGAGAGCAGCCCCTGACCCTGTAAGCATGACCCCAAGCTCAGAGCTTTCTTCCCCTGGGATGGCAGTGGGTGGAGACCCCCAAAAGCTCGGCTTCAGGGAGGCAGCCATGCCTTAAGACAAGCACCCTCAGACTCCACTGGGCCCTGAACACTCACAAGCCCAGAGGGGACACGTCCAGCACCGACAGGTTCTCCACCCCTGGAGAGAGCAGGTCCTGGGTCCTTCCACTGGGGCTGAACTGGGGTCACACAAGCACACTTGTTACAAACTGAACCTTTCCCTACTTTcagctcacatgatcctcctggGGTCCAAACATGGCACCATGAATTCAGCCTTTTTGCAGTCAGAGGAGAGGAGACCTCAGAGAGGCACGCCCATGCCAGTGAGCAGTAGAGTGAGACTGGACACACACTCTCTGGCTCCCCACAAACCTCGGGCTCCTTCTGCAACATTGCCCTGGCCCTGGTTCCCAGGTCccactctctcccctccctcaagGGTCTCACCTGCACCAGGCTAAGAGTGCTAAGCACAGGATCAGAGCAGCTGAGGGGCAGAGCTTCTTCAAACAGCATCTGCAGCAGCTAAAGTGGAGAAGCGTTCAATGAGGATTAAGAAAGCATGAATCTGTCCTTCAGCATTTCCTGAGCATGAAGTCTGAGTCATGCCCCATACTACTGGGGACATGGTATCCAGGAGAGAAATAGCACCAGTCTTCTTCTTCACAGCAAGCCAGAAAGTGAGCAGACATCCTCAGTGGGATCTGCTGTTTGCTGCACAGGGATCCACGACAAGTTCTGAGGCAGCTATTTTGGTTTGGGGGCATTTTGACGAAGCCCCCACAATAAAGCTTCCAAGCTTATAATTAGTATTCACCATGAACTGTGAAAATCAGATCTCCCTGGATATTTGATCTTTTCATGCCACCCCTCTCTAACCCTCACCCTATCAGCCcatcttcctttattttattttttaattaaaaaaaaatttttttgttttgccttttttttttggtatacttttggctttatttccagcttttaaaaaaaattttattattattacactttaagttttagggtacatgtgcacaatgtgcaggttagttacatatgtatacatgtgccatgctggtgtgctgcacccattaactcgtcatttagcattaggtatatctcccagtgctatccctcccccctccccccaccccacaacagtccccagagtgtgatgttccccttcctgtgtccatgtgatctcattgttcaattcccacctatgagtgagaatatgcggtgtttggttttttgtccttgcgatagtttactgagaatgatgatttccaatttcatccatgtccctacaaaggacatgaactcatcattttttatggctgcatagtattccatggtgtatatgtgccacattttcttaatccagtctatcattgttggacatttgggttggttccaagtctttgctattgtgaatagagccgcaataaacatacgtgtgcatgtgtctttatagcagcatgatttatagtcctttgggtatatacccagtaatgggatggatgggtcaaatggtatttctagttctagatccctgaggaatcgccccactgacttccacaatggtcgaactagtttacagtcccaccaacagtgtaaaagtgttcctatttctccatatcctctccagcaccttgagctgtggtgagctccacccagttccagcttccctgctactttgtttacctaagcaagcctgggcaatggcgggcgcccctcccccagcctcgctgccgccttgcagtttgatctcagactgctgtgctagcaatcagcgagactccgtgggcataggaccctccgagccaggtgcgggatgtAATCTTCTGGTGccccgttttttaagcccgtcagaaaagcgcagtattggagcgggagtgacccgattttccaggtgccgtgtgtcacccctttctttgactaggaaagggaactccctgaccccttgcgcttcccgagtgaggcaatgcctcgccctgctttggctcacgcacggtgtgctgcacccactgtcctgcgcccactgtctgacactccctagtgagatgaacccggtacctcagatggaaatgcagaaatcacccgtcttctgcgtcgctcacgctgggagctgtagacctgaGCTGTTCGTATTCGGCCATCTTGACTCCCGAAAaacgccttttttttttgagacggaattttgctcttgtcgcccaggctgtagtgcaatggcatgatctcggctcactgcaacctctgcctcccagattcaagtgattctcctgcctcagcctcccaagaagctgggattaaaggtgtccgccaccacgcccagctaatttttgtatttttagtagagatggggttttgccatgttggccaggctggtcttgaactcctgacctcaggtgatccacccacctcggcctcccaaagtgctgggattacaggtgtgaaccaccacgcccggccccttcCCACCTTCCATGACCTCCCAGTAGCTGCATAAATTGACCTTGGCAAAACATCTTGCGGGGACCAACAGGATGCTTGCTGTAGGAGCCCCAGTGAGGGCTGATGTGGGGAGGGAAGATTCTCAGAAGTCTCCGGGGAAGGTAACCCCTGAGCTGCATGAGGCCTGCGCCCTGGTGGCTCCTCTGGGACTCACCTGAGGCACAAGTCGGGGTGCCTCTGTTTCCCTCCCCCGGAGCAACAGGGCCACACTGTACCCTCGGCCCAGAGAGCCCAGTGTGGATTGGACACGTGCCAGCAGCTCCTGCTCTGCCTCCTGCAGGGACACACAGGCACAGTCCACTGACTCAGGTGCCCTGAGCAAAGGAGCTCTGGAGGCAGCTGGCACTCCAGGATCCAGGGGCCTGAGGGCTCCCACCCTCCTCTCATCACCCTCCCAGACCTCCCTACCTGAGCAGCATCAGGGCCCAGGACTGTCAAAGGTGAAGTTTTGTtcctgtgggcagggctggggtcaACCATGATATTCCCATCTTCCCCTGCACTCCCcgccccactcccctcccccccaccccccaccccaacacacacacaacgcCCATCCACCTGAGTCTCTAGAGTCCCAAAATGAAGCAAACAGAGGTTTGTGGGCCCCACCAGGTGTGTGGGGCTACAGCTGTCCTCAGGGCCTGAGAAAGGTAGACTGCATATCAGCTCTCATGAGGAAAACTGGCTCTGGGATTCCTGAGTTCTGCCCTCAAACTTTGCCTCAGTTTTCCAACCTAAGGTGGCCTAACCCTCCCCCTCTTCCAAGAGGCTGTCCTGGACTGCATTCCTTCTGAGTATAAATGGGGAGGGCATCTTACCTGAACCCCTCCCCGACTCCACTTCTACCACCACGGTCAGCATGGCATGTGGGTTGGGAGAGACCATGAGGGCCCCTCAAGGAGGCTGAGTTGCCTGGGCCAAACCAGCCCCTGCGCTCACCACCTCTCCACAGTCCATGCCCTCTATGCCTCTCAGCTTCCCCTCAATAATTCATGAATCTCATCTGAG
The genomic region above belongs to Homo sapiens chromosome 5, GRCh38.p14 Primary Assembly and contains:
- the LOC112267855 gene encoding uncharacterized protein LOC112267855, whose amino-acid sequence is MLLRRQSRSCWHVSNPHWALWAEGTVWPCCSGGGKQRHPDLCLSLGDKSKIPSQKKKAFFGSQDGRIRTAQVYSSQRERRRRRVISAFPSELLQMLFEEALPLSCSDPVLSTLSLVQFSPSGRTQDLLSPGVENLSVLDVSPLGLVVEDATEVEVSDSKAASELYLQATAGEGRACCLLTLTMSCPGPDPPEGPGTQRVWQGALRILQLPGAPDCPLLRVLAGEVVGEEAEGSLPWIVSWLLEGNNYSGLLLRLDPQGGQGESVEFFGKL